A window of the Buchnera aphidicola (Periphyllus koelreuteriae) genome harbors these coding sequences:
- a CDS encoding exodeoxyribonuclease V subunit gamma: protein MIKIYTSNNFNYLIKKICQIMKKKSLKNIFIKEIIIIPELHTSIFIKKIIQKILGIFCNISFYIPEKFIFYILELFIYKIKYKRLDQSYILWKLMNLSVKHQKIIFKKKENTLNKFKYFKNLSKIFYKYFIYNPKLIENFNKNNKNKNKIFIKQKKIWKNINKKFNNQYNYIDLIKNFKKNFIKNKIKYNKLPNRIFILNPIDFPLSYFNIIKTLSKKIKIYFFLYSPYKYINLKKNYLQKSRISNWMKNNLKKMKYILSLTKKININYKNNKKNSLLNIIKNNIFYLNKNIKNKKIKNDNSISIHECYSHLREIEILQENILKILNKNKKIEPKDIIIKTKNIQKYIPYINSVFKSEIKKNNIPYSIYKKMFNKKNQIMFILNKILSLPDSKFKNKKILNFLNFKFISKKFNISIKEIKIIKKWISDTNINWGINKKHKKSFDLPQINQNTWEYGLKKIIIGYGIKKKIWNKIYPYEIYEKKHIKILNKLIYFIKTLIKWKKKLSKKKKYYEWKKIYKKIINDFFFKHKKIKKYLKFLKKKWISLIKEIKNSSYKKKISIKIIKYEINNKIKNFINPKKKKKNSIIFSNFDLFRTIPFKITYILGMNNNFPKKKIKNKDDLIKLNNNNKKYIQDNKKDYFIFLELLSCTTEKIIISYINDSFKNKKNNKESIIINQFKKYIQENFLKKNQFKNLLLIHTKYSFYKKNFYNNSNFKSFNSIWNISSNKKKIKNNLLKKKIFVKNIKNIKIKNLILFWKNPIKYFFHKILNIFYKKNFYKNSNYEPFYIDEKNNYLLNEKILNYIILKKNLKKLFKKIKCLGILPYGNLGKIYFYSQIKKNNNIFLKIKKLISPLKKKRILIKIKNYNIYGSLKNISNLNGVLRWKSFNLNYFDKLSFWIEHLIYCINGGKYNSKYIGFKNKIIFKNIKKKKAKKYLLRYIFGYIQGLKNPLLLINSGFTWFHYIYNKKNKKISKNKKIKKWSKQKMFEIWNGNTYFQGEKKNLYIKKFLKSMNKKNMKKIFRITKYWMIPIYKNIL, encoded by the coding sequence ATGATAAAAATATATACTTCTAATAACTTTAATTATTTAATAAAAAAAATATGTCAAATTATGAAAAAGAAATCATTAAAAAACATATTTATAAAAGAAATAATTATTATACCAGAATTACATACATCTATATTTATAAAAAAAATCATACAAAAAATACTTGGAATTTTTTGTAATATTTCATTTTATATACCAGAAAAATTTATCTTTTATATATTAGAATTATTTATATATAAAATAAAATATAAAAGATTAGATCAATCATATATATTATGGAAATTAATGAATTTATCTGTCAAACATCAAAAAATTATTTTTAAAAAAAAAGAAAATACGTTAAATAAATTTAAATATTTTAAAAATTTATCAAAAATTTTTTATAAATATTTTATTTATAATCCAAAATTAATTGAAAATTTTAATAAAAATAATAAAAATAAAAATAAAATATTTATTAAACAAAAAAAAATTTGGAAAAATATTAATAAAAAATTTAATAATCAATATAATTATATTGATTTAATAAAAAATTTTAAAAAAAATTTTATTAAAAATAAAATTAAATATAATAAACTACCTAATAGAATATTTATATTAAACCCAATTGATTTTCCTTTATCTTATTTTAATATTATAAAAACACTTAGTAAAAAAATAAAAATTTATTTTTTTTTATATAGTCCATATAAATATATTAATTTAAAAAAAAATTATTTACAAAAATCAAGAATTTCAAATTGGATGAAAAATAATTTAAAAAAAATGAAATATATTTTATCTCTAACTAAAAAAATAAATATTAATTATAAAAATAATAAAAAAAATTCATTACTTAATATAATAAAAAATAATATTTTTTATTTAAATAAAAATATAAAAAATAAAAAAATTAAAAATGATAATTCTATATCAATACATGAATGTTATAGTCATTTAAGAGAAATAGAAATACTCCAAGAAAATATATTAAAAATTTTAAATAAAAATAAAAAAATAGAACCAAAAGATATAATCATAAAAACTAAAAATATTCAAAAATATATACCATATATAAATTCTGTTTTTAAATCTGAGATAAAAAAAAATAATATACCTTATTCAATATATAAAAAAATGTTTAATAAAAAAAATCAAATTATGTTTATATTGAATAAAATATTATCTTTACCTGATAGTAAATTTAAAAATAAAAAAATATTAAATTTTTTAAATTTTAAATTTATTTCTAAAAAATTTAATATCTCAATAAAAGAAATTAAAATAATTAAAAAATGGATTTCAGATACAAATATTAATTGGGGAATTAATAAAAAACATAAAAAATCTTTCGATCTTCCTCAAATTAATCAAAATACATGGGAATATGGACTAAAAAAAATAATTATTGGTTATGGTATAAAAAAAAAAATATGGAATAAAATTTATCCATATGAAATTTATGAAAAAAAACATATTAAAATATTAAATAAATTAATTTATTTTATTAAAACATTAATAAAATGGAAAAAAAAATTATCCAAAAAAAAAAAATATTATGAATGGAAAAAAATATATAAAAAAATAATAAATGATTTTTTTTTTAAACATAAAAAAATAAAAAAATATTTAAAATTTTTAAAAAAAAAATGGATTTCTTTAATTAAAGAAATAAAAAATAGTTCATATAAAAAAAAAATATCAATTAAAATTATAAAATATGAAATTAATAATAAAATTAAAAATTTTATAAACCCAAAAAAAAAAAAAAAAAATTCAATAATATTCTCTAATTTTGATTTATTTAGAACAATACCTTTTAAAATTACTTATATTTTAGGAATGAATAACAATTTTCCAAAAAAAAAAATAAAAAATAAAGACGATTTAATAAAATTAAATAATAATAATAAAAAATATATCCAAGATAATAAAAAAGATTATTTTATTTTTCTTGAATTATTATCTTGTACTACAGAAAAAATAATTATAAGTTATATTAATGATTCTTTTAAAAATAAAAAAAATAACAAAGAATCAATTATAATTAATCAATTTAAAAAATATATTCAAGAAAATTTTTTAAAAAAAAATCAATTTAAAAATTTATTATTAATTCATACAAAATATAGTTTTTATAAAAAAAATTTTTATAATAATTCAAATTTTAAAAGTTTTAATTCAATTTGGAATATATCTAGCAATAAAAAAAAAATAAAAAATAATTTATTAAAAAAAAAAATATTTGTTAAAAATATTAAAAATATAAAAATTAAAAATTTAATACTATTTTGGAAAAATCCAATAAAATATTTTTTTCATAAAATATTAAATATATTTTATAAAAAAAATTTTTATAAAAATTCAAATTATGAACCGTTTTATATAGATGAAAAAAATAATTATTTATTAAATGAAAAAATTTTAAATTATATAATTTTAAAAAAAAATTTAAAAAAATTATTTAAAAAAATAAAATGTTTAGGAATTTTACCTTATGGAAATTTAGGAAAAATTTATTTTTATTCTCAAATAAAAAAAAATAATAATATCTTTTTAAAAATAAAAAAATTAATATCTCCATTAAAAAAAAAAAGAATTTTAATAAAAATAAAAAATTATAATATTTATGGATCATTAAAAAATATTTCTAATTTAAATGGAGTATTACGTTGGAAATCTTTTAATTTAAATTATTTTGATAAATTAAGTTTTTGGATAGAACATTTAATATATTGTATTAATGGAGGAAAATATAATAGTAAATATATTGGTTTCAAAAATAAAATTATTTTTAAAAATATTAAAAAAAAAAAAGCTAAAAAATATCTTTTAAGATATATATTTGGATATATTCAAGGATTAAAAAATCCATTACTTTTAATAAATTCAGGATTCACTTGGTTTCATTATATATATAATAAAAAAAATAAAAAAATTTCAAAAAATAAAAAAATTAAAAAATGGAGTAAACAAAAAATGTTTGAAATATGGAATGGAAATACATATTTTCAAGGTGAAAAAAAAAATTTATATATTAAAAAATTTTTAAAATCAATGAATAAAAAAAATATGAAAAAAATTTTCAGAATAACAAAATATTGGATGATTCCAATATATAAAAATATATTATAA
- the recB gene encoding exodeoxyribonuclease V subunit beta, translated as MQNRLSKNIYNLYKDCINKKTKNKNYKKIFKKIKNFKKAIKILKIAYLKINNAPIYTIHGFCKNILKKYNLNYKYSFDKKIYNEQKIYKKSTYDFWRKYTFILNKEILKIFFKYWKHPKNLLSEISPWLNLKSKIFIYNEKKENIFEKHKKNIKKIIKFKKQWKKNRIFFKKILLNLNLNKRIYNKKNLNRWIKKITLWSKKNTTTYNIPNELNYFKKKIKIKNFLFLKIIKKFLNINFSLKEIFLLNAIKKIKKISNLKKKKLFCFDNLIQFLLLNLKNNKNLALSIEKEFPIAFIDEFQDTDSQQYKIFKKIYKNKKKSSLILIGDPKQSIYNFRGADIFFYIKTKSKILNTYTLKKNWRSSEKLIKNINLLFKKNKNSFIFKEIKYKKLIPSTNSKKIKFLIKNKEQPSITFWLQPGKKNTPFEYNKWISKKCAKNIFYLINTIKNGDSTLKTFNKKKKLEIKDICILIKNYKEYKMIKIELKKLNINSYYTSNKKSIFKTIEVQEMFYILQSILNPSNEFYLKRALFTSIISKSSYLIFNLNKKYEIWSKIKKKFNNYYKIWKKNGILNLIKKIIYESNIYKKYFFKNKKKKKIENLIHLSEILEKKTILIKNFNSLILWFKYQIKKKINNKKYDEKNIYKKNSIQIVTIHKSKGLEYPILWIPFMSNFKLSKKYIFHDRKKFNTYINLEKNKNKIFLEEEERLSEDIRLLYVAITRAKFHCSIGVSPIVSNNKKKILKNNKTDFHKSGLGYILQKGKPMSSKNLKKELKKISFNKSIKITSKNKIVLNTKKKKKEKKTFIHKNFSRNFKKIFYTSYTKINKKKNIKHNNYIKNNKKKIKKYTSFSFPKGKKYGIFIHKILKKINFKKKINKNFLIKKIKKIKLSTKWIKFLKKWIKNILKTPLKKNGIKLYNINLNNCLKELEFSLFLKKNINLNIINTILKNKKIKNNYKKKCILNGCIDLVFKNKNKYYLIDYKSDYLGKNKKKYIKKNLKRIIKKNGYNIQYYLYSLALNKFLKHKLKKYTFKKNFGGIYYIFLRGINGKNNKYGILFHKPKEKKINKLNNFFL; from the coding sequence ATACAAAATAGGTTATCAAAAAATATTTATAATTTATATAAAGATTGTATCAATAAAAAAACTAAAAATAAAAATTATAAAAAAATATTTAAAAAAATTAAAAATTTTAAAAAAGCAATTAAAATATTAAAAATTGCATATTTAAAAATAAATAATGCACCAATTTATACTATTCATGGATTTTGTAAAAATATATTAAAAAAATATAATTTAAATTATAAATATTCATTTGATAAAAAAATTTATAATGAACAAAAAATATATAAAAAATCAACATATGATTTTTGGAGAAAATATACTTTTATATTAAATAAAGAAATTTTAAAAATTTTTTTTAAATATTGGAAACATCCAAAAAATTTATTATCTGAAATTTCTCCATGGTTAAATTTAAAATCAAAAATATTTATATATAATGAAAAAAAAGAAAATATTTTTGAAAAACATAAAAAAAATATAAAAAAAATTATAAAATTTAAAAAACAATGGAAAAAAAATAGAATTTTTTTTAAAAAAATTCTATTAAATTTAAATTTAAATAAAAGAATTTATAATAAAAAAAATCTAAATAGATGGATTAAAAAAATTACACTATGGTCAAAAAAAAATACAACAACATACAATATCCCAAATGAATTAAATTATTTTAAAAAAAAAATAAAAATAAAAAATTTTTTATTTTTAAAAATTATAAAAAAATTTTTAAATATAAATTTTTCTTTAAAAGAAATATTTTTACTTAATGCAATAAAAAAAATTAAAAAAATATCTAATTTAAAAAAAAAAAAACTTTTTTGTTTTGATAATCTCATTCAATTTTTATTATTAAATTTAAAAAATAATAAAAATTTAGCATTATCTATAGAAAAGGAATTTCCTATTGCTTTTATTGATGAGTTTCAAGATACAGATTCTCAACAATATAAAATATTTAAAAAAATATATAAAAATAAAAAAAAATCATCTTTAATTTTAATAGGAGATCCTAAACAATCTATTTATAATTTTAGAGGAGCAGATATATTTTTTTATATTAAAACTAAATCAAAAATTTTAAATACATATACGTTAAAAAAAAACTGGAGATCTTCTGAAAAATTAATTAAAAATATTAATTTATTATTTAAAAAAAATAAAAATAGTTTTATATTTAAAGAAATTAAATATAAAAAATTAATCCCTTCTACAAATTCAAAAAAAATAAAATTTTTAATAAAAAATAAAGAACAACCTAGTATAACTTTTTGGTTACAACCTGGAAAAAAAAATACACCATTTGAATATAATAAATGGATTTCAAAAAAATGCGCAAAAAATATTTTTTATTTAATTAATACAATAAAAAATGGAGATTCTACATTAAAAACATTTAATAAAAAAAAAAAATTAGAAATAAAAGATATTTGTATTTTAATAAAAAATTATAAAGAATATAAAATGATTAAAATAGAATTAAAAAAACTTAATATTAATTCATATTATACATCTAATAAAAAATCTATTTTTAAAACAATTGAAGTTCAAGAAATGTTTTACATATTACAATCTATTTTAAATCCATCAAATGAATTTTATTTAAAAAGAGCTCTCTTTACTTCAATAATATCAAAAAGTTCTTATTTAATATTTAATTTAAATAAAAAATATGAAATATGGTCAAAAATAAAAAAAAAATTTAATAATTATTATAAAATATGGAAAAAAAATGGAATTTTAAATTTAATAAAAAAAATTATTTATGAAAGTAATATATATAAAAAATATTTTTTTAAAAATAAAAAAAAAAAAAAAATAGAAAATTTAATACATTTATCAGAAATTTTAGAAAAAAAAACAATTTTAATTAAAAATTTTAATTCATTAATTTTATGGTTTAAATATCAAATTAAAAAAAAAATAAATAATAAAAAATATGATGAAAAAAATATTTATAAAAAAAATTCAATTCAAATAGTTACAATACATAAATCAAAAGGATTAGAATATCCAATATTATGGATTCCATTTATGTCAAATTTTAAACTATCAAAAAAATATATCTTTCATGATAGAAAAAAATTTAATACTTATATTAATTTAGAAAAAAATAAAAATAAAATATTTTTAGAAGAAGAAGAAAGATTATCTGAAGATATTCGTTTATTATATGTTGCTATTACTCGAGCAAAATTTCATTGTAGTATAGGAGTAAGCCCAATTGTTTCAAATAATAAAAAAAAAATATTAAAAAATAATAAAACAGATTTTCATAAAAGTGGTTTAGGATATATCCTTCAAAAAGGAAAACCTATGAGTTCTAAAAACCTTAAAAAAGAACTAAAAAAAATTTCTTTTAATAAATCTATAAAAATTACTTCAAAAAATAAAATTGTTTTAAATACTAAAAAAAAAAAAAAAGAAAAAAAAACGTTTATACATAAAAATTTTTCAAGAAATTTTAAAAAAATTTTTTATACTAGTTATACAAAAATAAATAAAAAAAAAAATATAAAACATAATAATTATATAAAAAATAATAAAAAAAAAATAAAAAAATATACATCATTTTCTTTTCCAAAAGGAAAAAAATATGGAATATTTATTCATAAAATTTTAAAAAAAATTAATTTTAAAAAAAAAATAAATAAAAATTTTTTAATTAAAAAAATTAAAAAAATAAAATTATCAACTAAATGGATAAAATTTTTAAAAAAATGGATAAAAAATATTTTAAAAACTCCATTAAAAAAAAATGGAATAAAATTATATAACATTAATTTAAATAATTGTTTAAAAGAATTAGAATTTTCTTTATTTTTAAAAAAAAATATTAATTTAAATATTATAAATACAATATTAAAAAATAAAAAAATAAAAAATAATTACAAAAAAAAATGTATATTAAATGGATGTATTGATTTAGTTTTTAAAAATAAAAATAAATATTATTTAATTGATTACAAATCAGATTATTTAGGAAAAAATAAAAAAAAATATATAAAAAAAAATTTAAAAAGAATTATTAAAAAAAATGGATATAATATTCAATATTATTTATATTCATTAGCTTTAAATAAATTCTTAAAACACAAATTAAAAAAATATACATTTAAAAAAAATTTTGGAGGAATATATTATATTTTTTTAAGAGGAATTAATGGAAAAAATAATAAATATGGAATTTTATTTCATAAACCTAAAGAAAAAAAAATTAACAAATTAAATAATTTTTTTTTATAA
- the recD gene encoding exodeoxyribonuclease V subunit alpha — MLNIMKKLVKKKILKKIDFYFAKNISKKNESLILIISAYLSLKYRKGYTFISLKNILKKKFFTKKILNKINHIKSLENIKKELLKNNFIKKNNFPIILNKNILYLNKIWNIEKKIYKFLNYKYKLKKYNFCKLNKIIKTNLFKKLNFEKKNAIISCLLNKFTFILGGPGTGKTHIISKIIFLFLKISKKKKIIISSTTGKSSNIILESIKKNKLLNKNQNKIKQYIPNKSYTLHKLFKINNNINNFFFKQKKINVDLLIIDESSMIDLFIFNKIIDLTYKKTQIIFLGDKNQLPSINVGSILNDIFIYFKKNKHHKLYLKFKENIIKNKLNKNFYKNKSLKNKICYLKKNYRFNKNSDIYKFSQMIKKFKKNKEKKIFNNKLNNIKFYILKKKISYIKIMKKIFLFYKNYWNIIIKKKSIKKIFKLFNKIRILCVLKKGNYGVKGINKIFKYFIKKNNLTYFKKYDKKLWYIGKPIIIKKNLYQIKLFNGNIGITLLDKDKKMKVFFVMPDQSIKIIPINLIRNYQTTWAITIHKSQGSEFNKIILIMPLKKNRIMSREIIYTAITRAKKKILIYSKKNIFLKSIQKTIVKKSKLLKKK; from the coding sequence ATGTTAAATATAATGAAAAAATTGGTTAAAAAAAAAATTTTAAAAAAAATAGATTTTTATTTTGCAAAAAATATTTCAAAAAAAAATGAATCATTAATTTTAATAATTTCAGCATATTTAAGTTTAAAATATAGAAAAGGTTATACTTTTATATCTTTAAAAAATATTTTAAAGAAAAAATTTTTTACAAAAAAAATTCTTAATAAAATAAATCATATAAAATCATTAGAGAATATAAAAAAAGAATTGTTAAAAAATAATTTTATTAAAAAAAATAATTTTCCTATAATTTTAAATAAAAATATTTTATATTTAAATAAAATATGGAATATAGAAAAAAAAATATATAAATTTTTAAATTATAAATATAAATTAAAAAAATATAATTTTTGTAAATTAAATAAAATAATAAAAACAAATTTATTTAAAAAATTAAATTTTGAAAAAAAAAATGCAATTATATCATGTTTATTAAATAAATTTACATTTATATTAGGAGGTCCAGGAACTGGAAAAACTCATATAATTTCTAAAATAATTTTTTTATTTTTAAAAATTTCTAAAAAAAAAAAAATAATCATATCTTCTACAACAGGGAAATCTAGTAATATAATATTAGAATCTATTAAAAAAAATAAATTATTAAATAAAAATCAAAACAAAATAAAACAATATATTCCAAATAAATCATATACATTACATAAATTATTTAAAATAAACAATAATATAAATAATTTTTTTTTTAAACAAAAAAAAATTAATGTAGATTTATTAATAATAGACGAATCATCTATGATAGATTTATTTATATTTAATAAAATAATTGATTTAACATATAAAAAAACACAAATAATATTTTTAGGAGATAAAAATCAATTACCTTCAATTAATGTTGGATCAATTTTAAATGATATATTCATTTATTTTAAAAAAAATAAACATCATAAATTATATTTAAAATTTAAAGAAAATATTATAAAAAATAAATTAAATAAAAATTTTTATAAAAATAAATCTTTAAAAAATAAAATATGTTATTTAAAAAAAAATTATAGATTTAATAAAAATTCTGATATTTATAAATTTTCTCAAATGATTAAAAAATTTAAAAAAAATAAAGAAAAAAAAATTTTTAATAACAAATTAAATAATATAAAATTTTATATTTTAAAAAAAAAAATATCATATATAAAAATTATGAAAAAAATATTTTTATTTTACAAAAATTATTGGAATATAATTATAAAAAAAAAATCTATAAAAAAAATATTCAAATTATTTAATAAAATTAGAATTTTATGTGTGTTAAAAAAAGGAAATTATGGTGTAAAAGGAATTAATAAAATATTTAAATATTTTATTAAAAAAAATAATTTAACTTATTTTAAAAAATATGATAAAAAACTATGGTATATAGGAAAACCAATTATTATAAAAAAAAATTTATATCAAATAAAACTGTTTAATGGAAATATAGGTATTACTTTATTAGATAAAGATAAAAAAATGAAAGTATTTTTTGTTATGCCAGATCAATCTATAAAAATTATTCCAATAAATTTAATTAGAAATTATCAAACAACATGGGCTATTACAATTCATAAATCTCAAGGATCTGAATTTAATAAAATTATTCTAATTATGCCTTTAAAAAAAAACAGAATTATGTCTAGAGAAATAATATATACAGCAATAACAAGAGCAAAAAAAAAAATCTTAATTTATTCAAAAAAAAATATTTTTTTAAAATCTATTCAAAAAACAATAGTTAAAAAAAGTAAATTATTAAAAAAAAAATAA
- the ribH gene encoding 6,7-dimethyl-8-ribityllumazine synthase, with product MKLIKSKLNSKNSKISIITTKFNEVINNTLLKGCIETLKNMGKINEKNITVIKIPGVYESSITAEILALKKKYNAIIVLGTIIKGNTRHHKFIERSISYGLSQVSLKNKIPITLGVLMTKNINQAIERCGIKMNNKGSEAAIAALEMINILKKI from the coding sequence ATGAAACTCATAAAATCTAAATTAAATTCTAAAAATTCAAAAATTTCTATTATAACAACTAAATTTAATGAAGTAATCAATAATACTTTATTAAAAGGATGTATTGAAACATTAAAAAATATGGGAAAAATAAATGAAAAAAATATTACTGTAATAAAAATACCAGGAGTTTATGAATCATCAATCACAGCAGAAATTCTTGCATTAAAAAAAAAATATAACGCAATTATTGTTTTAGGAACAATTATAAAAGGAAATACTAGACATCATAAATTTATAGAAAGATCTATTTCATATGGATTATCTCAAGTAAGTTTAAAAAATAAAATTCCAATTACATTAGGTGTTTTAATGACTAAAAATATAAATCAAGCTATTGAACGATGTGGTATTAAAATGAATAATAAAGGATCAGAAGCGGCAATAGCAGCATTAGAAATGATAAATATTTTAAAAAAAATATAA
- the ribD gene encoding bifunctional diaminohydroxyphosphoribosylaminopyrimidine deaminase/5-amino-6-(5-phosphoribosylamino)uracil reductase RibD → MINHKNYMKKAIFLAKKGIFTTSINPVVGCIIVKNNIIVGTGWHKKFGSNHAEINALNQAKKLANGAIMYVTLEPCCHYGKTKPCYKKIIKSGIKKIFIATKDPNPKVSGKSINLLKKNGIIIHLGLMKKEAEFINRDFFKWMKKGIPWIKLKIAMSIDGKIADKFGCSKWITSKKSRQNVQLLRAQSSAILTTSNTIIQDNPLLNVRISDMNKKNKKNFPIKNFIQPIRIIIDSKNRINKNFKIINIKSKILLIRLKKDNIKWPKHVQQIIVPKYKKKINLLYLFNFLGKLKIKNILIESGSLLSSSLISLKLIDELIIYYSPIILGNNSKPAFILNNIKKISQSKKVYFKKILKIGSDLKLTINFKKNTK, encoded by the coding sequence ATGATAAATCATAAAAATTATATGAAAAAAGCAATATTTTTAGCTAAAAAAGGAATTTTTACTACTTCTATAAATCCAGTTGTTGGATGTATTATAGTTAAAAATAATATTATAGTAGGAACAGGATGGCATAAAAAATTTGGATCTAATCATGCAGAAATTAATGCTTTAAATCAAGCTAAAAAATTAGCAAATGGAGCAATAATGTATGTAACATTAGAGCCATGTTGTCATTATGGAAAAACAAAACCATGTTATAAAAAAATTATTAAATCAGGAATAAAAAAAATTTTTATTGCAACAAAAGATCCTAATCCAAAAGTATCTGGAAAAAGCATAAATTTATTAAAAAAAAATGGAATTATAATTCATTTAGGATTAATGAAAAAAGAAGCAGAATTTATTAATAGAGATTTTTTTAAATGGATGAAAAAAGGAATTCCATGGATAAAATTAAAAATTGCTATGTCAATTGATGGAAAAATTGCAGATAAATTTGGATGTAGTAAATGGATTACATCAAAAAAATCAAGACAAAATGTTCAATTATTAAGAGCTCAAAGTTCAGCTATTTTAACAACTAGTAATACTATTATTCAAGATAATCCATTATTAAACGTTAGAATATCAGATATGAATAAAAAAAATAAAAAAAATTTTCCAATAAAAAATTTTATTCAACCAATTCGAATTATTATTGATAGTAAAAATAGAATAAATAAAAATTTTAAAATAATAAATATAAAAAGTAAAATATTATTAATAAGATTAAAAAAAGATAATATAAAATGGCCAAAACATGTTCAACAAATAATTGTTCCGAAATATAAAAAAAAAATAAATTTATTATATTTATTTAATTTTTTAGGAAAATTAAAAATTAAAAATATTTTAATAGAATCTGGATCATTATTATCAAGTTCTTTAATTTCACTAAAATTAATTGACGAATTAATTATATATTATTCTCCAATAATTTTAGGAAATAATTCTAAACCAGCATTTATTTTAAATAATATTAAAAAAATATCACAATCTAAAAAAGTTTATTTTAAAAAAATTTTAAAAATTGGATCAGATTTAAAATTAACTATAAATTTTAAAAAAAATACAAAATAA
- the nusB gene encoding transcription antitermination factor NusB: MNIYFRKKARKCIVQALYSWQLSNNKILDIKKYFYKKNKKNMDIKYFNEIFIGVVKNKKKIDLLIQPYILKNLNRIREIEKSILRMSFYELIKKIDIPYKVIIDEGIEISKIFGSKNSHKFINGILDKAAYKIRTKNFK, encoded by the coding sequence ATGAATATATATTTTAGAAAAAAAGCTAGAAAATGTATAGTTCAAGCTCTTTATTCTTGGCAATTATCTAATAATAAAATTTTAGATATAAAAAAATATTTTTATAAAAAAAATAAAAAAAATATGGATATAAAGTATTTTAATGAAATTTTTATAGGTGTTGTAAAAAACAAAAAAAAAATAGATTTATTAATTCAACCATATATTTTAAAAAACTTAAATAGAATAAGAGAAATAGAAAAATCTATATTAAGAATGTCTTTTTATGAACTAATAAAAAAAATAGATATTCCATATAAAGTTATAATTGATGAAGGAATTGAAATTTCAAAAATTTTTGGATCAAAAAATAGTCATAAATTTATTAATGGAATATTAGATAAAGCGGCATATAAAATACGTACAAAAAATTTTAAATAA
- a CDS encoding TusE/DsrC/DsvC family sulfur relay protein gives MSHKKNINKNLLWNKKNAVRIAKQEGIVLNKNHWKIINFVRNFYFKFHINPNIRILLTAINKKKKNKINSFDLIKLFKNNPSNQINKISGIPKSNRCI, from the coding sequence ATGTCTCATAAAAAAAATATAAATAAAAACTTATTATGGAATAAAAAAAATGCTGTTAGAATAGCTAAACAAGAAGGAATTGTATTAAATAAAAATCACTGGAAAATAATAAATTTTGTTAGAAATTTTTATTTTAAATTTCATATAAATCCTAATATTAGAATATTACTAACAGCAATAAATAAAAAAAAAAAAAATAAAATAAATAGTTTTGATTTAATAAAATTATTTAAAAATAATCCATCAAATCAAATTAATAAAATATCTGGAATACCAAAATCTAATAGATGTATTTAA